The following are encoded in a window of Bradyrhizobium sp. WBOS07 genomic DNA:
- a CDS encoding FAD-dependent oxidoreductase produces the protein MTGNEPDASETYECDVLVAGSGCSGMSAAITARSRGLDVLIVEKEPRFGGTTARSGGWLWIPGTSLAKAYGIEETPEQARTYLRHEAGNNFDAARVDAFLAAGPEAVDFFTTKTALRFDMPLVFPDYHAEAPGGAQGGRSMVTRPFDGRELGDLIKSLGMPLPELTVFGMMLGSGKEIIHFMRVTKSLTSALYVAKRLSRHLMDVLRYGRGMTLTNGNALAGRLAKSALDLKIPMWLSSPVRELTVENGTVTGAIVSREGREVRVRARQGVVLACGGFPHDVERRRKMFPHAPTGNEHFSPGPTGNTGDGLRLAERAGGHVEDRLPNAAAWVPVSLTTRKDGSKGVMPHFIDRAKPGVIAVMGDGRRFANEGNSYHDFVQAMVKAAKPGEEIAAFLVCDHKTLRKYGLGCVPPFPMPLGHHLKTGYLMRGDTLEALAAKAGIDATSFVETVRQFNATAPLGHDAAFGKGSKAYNRYQGDALHGPNPCVAPIENGPFYAIKMVIGDLGTYAGIVTDENARALDAEGRVIPGLYAAGNDMASIMGGNYPGAGITLGPALTFGYIAGRHLADSAAKREAA, from the coding sequence ATGACCGGCAACGAGCCTGACGCAAGCGAAACCTACGAATGCGATGTGCTTGTGGCCGGATCGGGCTGCTCCGGCATGTCGGCCGCGATCACCGCCCGGTCCCGCGGCCTCGACGTGTTGATCGTCGAGAAGGAGCCGCGCTTCGGCGGCACCACCGCCCGCTCCGGCGGCTGGCTCTGGATTCCCGGGACGTCGCTGGCGAAAGCGTACGGCATCGAGGAGACGCCGGAGCAGGCCCGCACCTATCTGCGGCACGAGGCCGGCAACAACTTCGATGCGGCACGCGTCGATGCGTTTCTGGCGGCCGGCCCCGAGGCGGTCGATTTTTTCACCACCAAGACCGCGCTGCGCTTCGACATGCCGCTGGTGTTTCCGGACTATCACGCCGAGGCGCCGGGCGGCGCGCAGGGCGGGCGCTCCATGGTGACGCGTCCGTTCGACGGCCGCGAGCTCGGCGACCTCATCAAGTCGCTGGGCATGCCGCTGCCCGAGCTCACGGTGTTCGGCATGATGCTGGGAAGCGGCAAGGAGATCATCCACTTCATGCGGGTAACGAAGTCGCTGACCTCGGCGCTCTATGTCGCCAAGCGACTGTCGCGGCATCTGATGGACGTGCTGCGCTACGGCCGCGGCATGACCTTGACCAACGGCAATGCGCTCGCCGGGCGCCTCGCCAAATCCGCGCTCGACCTGAAGATCCCGATGTGGCTGTCCTCGCCGGTGCGCGAGCTGACGGTCGAGAACGGCACTGTCACCGGCGCCATCGTGTCGCGCGAGGGACGCGAGGTCCGCGTCCGCGCCCGCCAGGGCGTCGTGCTCGCCTGCGGCGGCTTCCCGCACGATGTGGAGCGGCGCAGAAAGATGTTTCCGCACGCACCGACGGGCAATGAGCATTTTTCGCCGGGGCCCACCGGCAACACCGGCGACGGCTTACGTCTTGCGGAGCGCGCAGGCGGGCATGTCGAGGACCGCCTGCCGAACGCAGCAGCGTGGGTGCCGGTATCGCTGACGACGCGCAAGGACGGCTCGAAGGGCGTGATGCCGCATTTCATCGACCGCGCCAAGCCCGGCGTGATCGCGGTGATGGGCGACGGCAGGCGTTTTGCCAACGAGGGCAATTCCTATCACGACTTCGTCCAGGCCATGGTCAAGGCCGCCAAGCCCGGCGAGGAGATCGCCGCCTTCCTCGTCTGCGATCACAAGACGCTGCGCAAATACGGCCTCGGCTGCGTGCCGCCCTTCCCGATGCCGCTGGGTCATCACCTCAAGACCGGCTACCTGATGCGCGGCGACACGCTGGAGGCGCTGGCGGCCAAGGCCGGCATCGACGCCACATCGTTCGTCGAGACCGTCAGGCAGTTCAACGCCACCGCCCCGCTCGGCCACGATGCCGCCTTCGGCAAGGGCTCGAAAGCCTACAACCGCTACCAGGGCGATGCGCTGCACGGCCCGAATCCCTGCGTCGCACCGATCGAGAACGGGCCGTTCTATGCCATCAAGATGGTGATCGGCGATCTCGGCACCTATGCGGGCATCGTCACCGACGAGAACGCGCGCGCGCTCGACGCCGAAGGCCGGGTCATCCCAGGGCTCTACGCTGCCGGGAACGACATGGCGAGCATCATGGGCGGCAATTATCCCGGGGCCGGCATCACGCTTGGGCCGGCGCTGACCTTCGGCTACATTGCCGGCCGTCATCTCGCCGACAGCGCCGCCAAGCGCGAGGCGGCCTAA
- a CDS encoding SDR family NAD(P)-dependent oxidoreductase: MKLSGKVAAITGAARGIGKACAKRFLDDGVKVVISDVDAEGLAATAAELGRPDALRTVVGNVAKRTDVDRLVATAVKEFGRLDIMVNNAGVARNRDILDITEEEFDEIIGINLKGAFFGVQAAARQMIAQGGGGVIINMSSVNALLAIPALATYAMSKGGMKQLTSVAAVALAPHNIRVVAVGPGTILTDMVKSSIYTSDDARKTVMSRTPAGRGGEPSEVASVVAFLASDDASYITGQTIYPDGGRLVLNYTVPVKEK; the protein is encoded by the coding sequence ATGAAACTATCCGGCAAGGTCGCCGCCATCACCGGCGCGGCGCGCGGCATCGGCAAGGCCTGCGCGAAGAGATTTCTGGACGACGGCGTCAAGGTCGTGATCTCCGACGTCGATGCCGAAGGCCTCGCCGCGACGGCCGCGGAGCTGGGCCGGCCGGACGCCCTGCGCACCGTGGTCGGCAACGTCGCCAAGCGCACCGATGTGGACCGGCTCGTTGCCACCGCCGTGAAGGAGTTCGGACGGCTCGACATCATGGTCAACAATGCCGGCGTCGCCCGCAATCGGGACATCCTCGACATCACCGAAGAGGAATTCGACGAGATCATTGGCATCAACTTGAAGGGCGCGTTCTTCGGCGTACAGGCCGCGGCGAGGCAAATGATCGCGCAGGGCGGTGGCGGCGTCATCATCAACATGTCCTCGGTGAATGCACTGCTGGCGATCCCGGCGCTGGCGACCTATGCGATGTCCAAGGGCGGCATGAAGCAGCTGACGTCGGTTGCCGCCGTTGCACTCGCCCCGCACAACATCCGCGTCGTCGCGGTCGGACCGGGCACGATTTTGACCGACATGGTGAAGTCGTCGATCTACACGTCAGATGACGCCCGCAAGACCGTGATGTCGCGCACGCCAGCCGGCCGCGGCGGCGAGCCGAGCGAGGTGGCGTCGGTGGTGGCGTTCCTGGCAAGCGACGATGCCTCCTACATCACCGGACAGACGATCTATCCGGATGGCGGAAGACTGGTCCTGAACTACACGGTGCCGGTGAAGGAGAAGTAG
- a CDS encoding CoA ester lyase: MRSMLFVPGDSPRKFEKASEGRADALIIDLEDSVVTEKKPEARTLTLAMLKRRPGPHQLYVRVNALDTGMTLADLAAVLPGRPDGIVLPKSQGGDDVRQVATWLEALEAAAGTAIGTTRIVCVATETASSIFGLGSYKGCSPRLAGLMWGAEDLSASLGATEKASGGVFHSPYRLARDLCLMAAAAAEVAPIDTVYTDIDNLAGLKQETRAARRDGFSAKALIHPKHVDIVNAAFAPTDAERTWAEKVIAAFAGNPNSGTLRLDGQMIDRPHLRAAKKILDQP; the protein is encoded by the coding sequence ATGCGTTCGATGCTGTTCGTGCCGGGCGATTCCCCGCGCAAATTCGAGAAGGCGAGCGAAGGCAGGGCCGACGCGCTGATCATCGATCTCGAGGATTCCGTCGTCACCGAGAAGAAACCGGAGGCGCGCACCTTGACGCTTGCGATGCTGAAGCGCCGTCCCGGCCCGCACCAGCTCTATGTCCGCGTCAACGCGCTCGACACCGGCATGACGCTGGCCGACCTCGCGGCGGTGCTGCCGGGCAGGCCCGACGGCATCGTGCTGCCGAAATCGCAAGGAGGCGACGACGTGCGCCAGGTCGCGACCTGGCTCGAAGCGCTGGAAGCTGCGGCCGGCACCGCGATCGGCACGACGCGGATCGTCTGCGTCGCGACGGAGACAGCAAGCTCGATCTTCGGCCTCGGCAGCTACAAGGGTTGCTCCCCCCGCCTCGCCGGCCTGATGTGGGGCGCGGAAGACCTCTCGGCGTCGCTCGGCGCCACCGAGAAAGCGTCGGGCGGCGTGTTCCACAGCCCCTATCGCCTCGCGCGGGATCTATGCCTGATGGCGGCGGCCGCGGCCGAGGTCGCCCCGATCGACACCGTCTATACCGACATCGACAACCTCGCCGGCCTCAAGCAGGAGACGCGCGCCGCGCGGCGCGACGGTTTTTCGGCGAAGGCGCTGATCCACCCCAAGCATGTCGACATCGTCAATGCGGCGTTCGCGCCGACGGACGCTGAGCGGACCTGGGCCGAGAAGGTGATCGCGGCGTTTGCCGGCAATCCCAATTCCGGCACGCTGCGGCTCGACGGCCAGATGATCGACAGGCCGCATCTTCGCGCCGCGAAGAAGATCCTCGACCAGCCCTAG
- a CDS encoding aspartate/glutamate racemase family protein translates to MTNTAHSSSRIARGGKAIYGAPLGILMLEARFPRIPGDMGNGTTWPFPVLYRVVSGASPEKVVLKGAAGLLPDFIDAAKDLVRLGAEAITTNCGFLSLFQKEIAAAVGVPVATSSLMQVPWVQATLPPGKRVGLVTVSGSTLTPAHLEGAGVPLDTPLVGTENGKEFFRVLIKAEKDDMDIAQAERDVVEAGKQLVAENPDVGAIVLECTNMPPYAAALQAEVGLPVYDIYSMITWFHAGLRPRVFA, encoded by the coding sequence ATGACCAACACGGCCCATTCGTCCTCCCGCATCGCCCGTGGCGGCAAGGCCATCTACGGCGCGCCGCTCGGCATTTTAATGCTGGAAGCGCGCTTTCCTCGCATTCCCGGCGACATGGGCAACGGCACCACCTGGCCGTTCCCCGTGCTTTATCGCGTGGTGAGCGGGGCTTCGCCCGAGAAGGTGGTGCTGAAGGGTGCGGCCGGCCTGCTGCCCGACTTCATCGATGCGGCGAAGGACCTGGTGCGGTTAGGGGCCGAAGCCATCACCACCAATTGCGGCTTCCTCTCGCTGTTCCAGAAGGAGATCGCGGCCGCGGTTGGCGTTCCCGTCGCAACCTCCTCGCTGATGCAGGTGCCGTGGGTGCAGGCGACCCTGCCGCCGGGCAAGCGCGTCGGTCTCGTCACCGTGTCGGGCTCGACGCTGACGCCGGCCCATCTCGAAGGCGCCGGCGTGCCGCTCGACACGCCGCTGGTCGGCACCGAGAACGGCAAGGAATTCTTTCGCGTCCTGATCAAGGCCGAGAAGGACGACATGGACATCGCGCAGGCCGAGCGTGACGTGGTCGAGGCCGGCAAGCAGCTCGTCGCCGAGAATCCCGATGTCGGCGCCATCGTGCTCGAATGCACCAACATGCCGCCTTACGCCGCAGCGCTTCAGGCCGAGGTGGGATTGCCGGTCTACGACATCTATTCCATGATCACCTGGTTTCACGCCGGACTGCGCCCGCGCGTCTTTGCGTGA
- a CDS encoding IclR family transcriptional regulator: MKRESRGIQSIEVGGELLRALARCGEPMMLRDLAREAGMAPAKAHPYLASFSRIGLIEQDESTGRYEIGALALELGLISLRRLSGVRIARPRIAALASQIGHAVSLAVWGTHGPTVVQLEEPAQPVHIVMRVGSVMALLETATGRAFAAFLPEQTITAALESGLDRHGVGYNPKRAVKGAKLTEMLAEVRKHGFARALGDPLPGVNAFSAPVFDHSGHVALVITAMGPEGTFDARWDSPIAHALRDCAGGISKRLGHGMTVAAE; the protein is encoded by the coding sequence ATGAAGAGAGAAAGCCGCGGCATCCAGTCCATCGAGGTCGGCGGAGAGCTGCTCCGCGCGCTCGCAAGGTGCGGCGAGCCGATGATGCTGCGCGATCTCGCGCGCGAGGCCGGCATGGCGCCGGCCAAGGCGCACCCCTATCTCGCCAGCTTCTCGCGCATTGGCCTGATCGAGCAGGACGAGAGCACCGGTCGCTACGAGATCGGCGCGCTGGCGCTGGAGCTCGGCCTGATCAGCCTGCGTCGGCTCTCCGGCGTCCGCATCGCAAGGCCGAGAATCGCCGCGCTCGCCAGCCAGATCGGACATGCCGTCTCTCTCGCCGTCTGGGGCACGCACGGCCCGACCGTGGTCCAACTCGAGGAGCCGGCTCAGCCCGTGCACATCGTGATGCGGGTCGGCTCGGTAATGGCGCTGCTGGAGACCGCGACCGGCCGAGCCTTCGCGGCGTTCCTGCCGGAGCAGACGATCACCGCCGCCCTCGAGAGCGGGCTCGACCGCCACGGCGTCGGCTACAATCCCAAGCGCGCCGTGAAGGGCGCCAAGCTCACCGAGATGCTCGCGGAGGTCCGCAAGCACGGCTTCGCCCGCGCCCTCGGCGATCCCCTGCCCGGCGTCAATGCCTTCTCGGCCCCGGTGTTCGACCATTCCGGTCACGTCGCCCTGGTCATCACCGCGATGGGCCCCGAAGGCACGTTCGATGCGCGCTGGGACAGCCCGATCGCGCATGCGCTGCGCGATTGCGCCGGCGGCATCTCAAAGCGGCTGGGGCACGGGATGACGGTGGCGGCCGAGTGA
- a CDS encoding Hsp20/alpha crystallin family protein: MGFRDLIPWSGKQELAPGRDNFDPFLTLHREMNRLFDDVFRGFGGTSLSPLMEGRFGWPKVELSETDKTLTVSAELPGLTEKDVQVEIANGVLTLRGEKKAERNGEGKYFTERYYGSFERQIPLDGVEEDKAEASFKNGVLTVSLPKSEKAREGVKRIAINTR, from the coding sequence ATGGGTTTTCGTGATCTCATTCCCTGGTCAGGCAAACAGGAGCTTGCGCCCGGGCGCGACAATTTCGATCCCTTCCTGACGCTTCATCGCGAGATGAACCGTCTGTTCGACGACGTCTTCCGCGGCTTCGGCGGGACCAGTCTGTCGCCGCTGATGGAGGGCCGCTTCGGCTGGCCGAAGGTCGAGCTCAGCGAGACCGACAAGACGCTGACGGTCTCGGCCGAGCTTCCCGGCCTCACCGAGAAGGACGTCCAGGTCGAGATCGCCAATGGCGTGCTGACGCTGCGCGGCGAGAAGAAGGCGGAGCGCAACGGCGAAGGCAAGTACTTCACCGAGCGCTATTACGGCAGCTTCGAACGTCAGATCCCGCTCGACGGCGTCGAGGAGGACAAGGCCGAGGCGTCGTTCAAGAACGGCGTCCTGACCGTGTCGCTGCCAAAATCAGAGAAGGCGCGCGAAGGCGTCAAGCGCATCGCGATCAACACGCGTTAA
- a CDS encoding Hsp20 family protein — protein sequence MRTSFDFAPLWRSTIGFDHLADLVDSTLRQATEDNYPPYNIERSGEDHYRISLAVAGFGASDITVTAEQNALTIEGRKPETAAREYLYQGIAARPFRRVFNLADYVQVKKASFQDGLLIIDLVREVPEAMKPRRIPISGAAPAASQIEQKKAA from the coding sequence ATGAGGACCAGTTTCGACTTCGCGCCCCTGTGGCGCTCCACCATCGGCTTCGATCACCTGGCCGACCTCGTCGACAGCACGCTGCGCCAGGCGACCGAGGACAATTATCCCCCCTACAACATCGAACGCTCCGGTGAGGACCATTACCGGATCAGCCTTGCGGTGGCGGGCTTCGGCGCCAGCGACATTACGGTGACGGCCGAACAGAACGCGCTCACGATCGAGGGCAGGAAGCCCGAGACCGCTGCGCGGGAATATCTGTACCAGGGCATCGCCGCGCGGCCGTTCCGGCGCGTGTTCAATCTCGCCGACTACGTCCAGGTGAAGAAGGCCTCGTTCCAGGACGGGCTGTTGATCATCGACCTCGTCCGCGAGGTTCCGGAAGCGATGAAGCCGCGCCGGATTCCGATCTCGGGCGCCGCGCCTGCGGCCTCGCAGATCGAGCAGAAGAAAGCGGCTTAG
- a CDS encoding ABC transporter substrate-binding protein, producing the protein MRGYLACAMLAAMISAAMTTAATAQVSDDVVRIGVLTDLSSWGRDNSGPGSVEAAKMAVEEFGSTVLGKPIEIISADHQMKTDVGVQIARGWFDNGKVDAVVDIPNSGIAIAVHNMVRERGKVALLSGPGASSLTDELCSPNTVHFTYDTYALSKVTASAVIKEGGKSWYFITADYAFGQQLEKDATRFINEMGGKVLGGVKHPTNTADFSSFALQAQSSKSDVVAFANAGQDTDNAIKQSGEFGLVQGGQKLVGLLMFDTDVHAIGLKAAQGTYMTTASYWAMDEATRAWSKKFYDRTKVMPTMIQTGVYGAVLHYLKAIKAAGTDESAKVMAKMRELPIEDIFVHGGKLREDGRVIRDMYLAKVKTPEQSKEPWDYLDIVKTVKGEDAFRPVSESKCPLLKK; encoded by the coding sequence ATGAGAGGGTATCTCGCCTGCGCCATGCTCGCGGCCATGATTTCGGCTGCCATGACCACAGCGGCGACCGCGCAAGTCTCCGATGACGTGGTGCGGATCGGCGTGCTGACGGATCTGTCGAGCTGGGGCCGCGACAATTCAGGGCCGGGTTCGGTCGAGGCCGCAAAGATGGCCGTGGAGGAATTCGGGTCGACCGTGCTTGGCAAGCCGATCGAGATCATCAGCGCCGACCACCAGATGAAGACCGACGTCGGCGTGCAGATCGCGCGCGGCTGGTTCGACAACGGCAAGGTCGATGCTGTCGTCGACATCCCCAATTCCGGCATCGCGATCGCCGTGCACAACATGGTTCGCGAGCGGGGCAAGGTCGCCCTGCTCTCAGGTCCCGGCGCAAGCTCGCTCACCGACGAGCTGTGCAGCCCCAACACCGTGCACTTCACCTACGACACCTATGCGCTGTCCAAGGTGACGGCCTCTGCCGTGATCAAGGAAGGCGGCAAGTCCTGGTACTTCATCACGGCCGATTATGCCTTCGGCCAGCAGCTCGAGAAGGACGCCACGCGGTTCATCAACGAGATGGGCGGCAAGGTGCTCGGTGGCGTCAAGCATCCGACCAACACCGCAGACTTCTCCTCCTTCGCGCTCCAGGCGCAGAGCTCCAAGTCCGACGTCGTCGCCTTCGCCAATGCCGGCCAGGACACCGACAACGCCATCAAGCAGTCCGGCGAGTTCGGCCTCGTTCAGGGCGGCCAGAAGCTGGTCGGCCTTTTGATGTTCGACACCGACGTGCACGCGATCGGGTTGAAGGCCGCGCAGGGCACCTATATGACCACGGCCTCCTACTGGGCCATGGACGAGGCCACGCGCGCCTGGTCGAAGAAGTTCTACGATCGCACCAAGGTGATGCCGACCATGATCCAGACCGGCGTCTATGGCGCGGTTCTGCATTATCTGAAGGCCATCAAGGCCGCCGGCACCGACGAGTCCGCCAAGGTGATGGCGAAGATGCGCGAGCTGCCGATCGAGGATATCTTCGTCCATGGCGGCAAGTTGCGCGAGGACGGCCGGGTCATCCGGGACATGTATCTCGCCAAGGTGAAGACGCCCGAGCAATCGAAGGAGCCGTGGGACTATCTGGACATCGTCAAGACCGTGAAGGGCGAAGACGCCTTCCGCCCGGTCTCGGAGTCCAAATGTCCGCTGCTGAAGAAGTGA
- a CDS encoding trypsin-like peptidase domain-containing protein, whose translation MNAVRPLLLAMLVLTLTASQPAAGQIPDMKTGGPVPTLAPLVRRVTPAVVNISVHGRVREDNPLYRDPLFREFFDVPRQVEKEVNATGSGVIVDAERGYVLTNNHVVEGTSAVQITTKDGRQFAAKVIGRDPPTDVAVLQIQSPAGLKALPFGDSDGLDVGDFVLAIGNPFGLGQTVTSGLVSALGRTGLGKQGYEDFIQTDAAINPGNSGGALVSLRGELVGINSAIISPAGGNVGIGFAIPVNMARKVMEQIIVSGRVERGRIGVSLKDIHPSMNKGLNQGAVVAEIAADSPAERAGLRKGDIVTAADERPIRTAAQLRNTIGLARVGEEVRLTLLRNGAPLTATVRVAPANQSSSALAGPNRLVR comes from the coding sequence ATGAACGCTGTGCGTCCGCTCTTGCTGGCGATGCTGGTGCTGACGCTGACGGCGTCACAGCCTGCCGCCGGCCAGATCCCCGACATGAAAACCGGCGGCCCGGTGCCAACCCTGGCGCCGCTGGTGCGCCGGGTGACACCCGCCGTGGTCAATATTTCCGTGCACGGCCGGGTCCGCGAGGACAACCCGCTCTATCGCGACCCGCTGTTCCGCGAGTTCTTCGACGTTCCCCGGCAGGTCGAAAAGGAGGTCAACGCGACCGGCTCCGGCGTGATCGTCGATGCCGAGCGCGGCTACGTGCTGACCAACAATCACGTGGTCGAGGGCACCTCCGCCGTCCAGATCACGACCAAGGACGGCCGCCAGTTTGCCGCCAAGGTGATCGGGCGCGATCCGCCGACCGACGTTGCCGTGCTCCAGATCCAGAGCCCCGCGGGCCTCAAGGCGCTTCCCTTCGGCGACAGCGACGGGCTCGACGTCGGCGATTTCGTGCTGGCGATCGGCAATCCTTTCGGCCTCGGCCAGACCGTGACATCCGGCCTCGTCAGCGCGCTGGGCCGCACCGGTCTCGGCAAGCAGGGCTATGAGGATTTCATCCAGACCGATGCTGCGATCAACCCAGGCAATTCCGGCGGGGCGCTGGTGAGCCTGCGCGGCGAGCTGGTCGGCATCAACTCGGCGATCATCTCGCCCGCCGGCGGCAATGTCGGCATCGGCTTCGCCATTCCGGTCAACATGGCGCGCAAGGTGATGGAGCAGATCATCGTCAGCGGCCGCGTCGAGCGCGGCCGCATCGGCGTCTCGCTGAAGGATATTCATCCGTCGATGAACAAGGGACTGAATCAAGGCGCCGTCGTCGCCGAGATCGCTGCGGACTCGCCCGCGGAAAGGGCCGGCCTGCGCAAGGGCGATATCGTCACCGCAGCCGACGAGCGCCCGATCCGCACCGCCGCCCAGCTCCGCAACACGATCGGCCTCGCACGAGTCGGGGAGGAGGTGAGGCTCACTCTGCTGCGCAACGGTGCGCCGCTGACCGCCACGGTGCGCGTGGCGCCGGCGAACCAATCAAGCAGTGCGCTTGCAGGCCCCAATCGCCTCGTTCGCTAA
- a CDS encoding MaoC family dehydratase encodes MAGLYFEDFSVGQEFRHPLTRTVTEMDNTMFSLLTLNPQPLHIDAHFAEKTEFGQRIFNSLYTLGIMIGMTVYDTTMGTTVANLGMTDVTFPKPVFHGDTLRATTKVLALRESKSRPRAGIVEFEHHALNQNDEIVGKCRRMAMMHKRPV; translated from the coding sequence ATGGCCGGACTTTATTTCGAAGACTTTTCCGTGGGCCAGGAGTTCAGGCATCCGCTGACGCGAACCGTCACGGAGATGGACAACACCATGTTCAGCCTGCTGACGCTCAACCCGCAGCCGCTGCATATCGACGCGCATTTCGCCGAAAAGACCGAGTTCGGCCAGCGCATTTTCAACAGCCTTTACACCCTCGGCATCATGATCGGCATGACGGTCTATGATACGACCATGGGCACAACCGTCGCCAATCTCGGCATGACCGACGTCACGTTTCCAAAACCGGTCTTCCATGGCGACACCCTGCGGGCGACGACGAAGGTGCTTGCGTTGAGGGAATCCAAATCGCGCCCGAGAGCGGGCATCGTCGAGTTCGAGCACCATGCCTTGAACCAGAACGACGAGATCGTCGGCAAATGCCGCCGCATGGCGATGATGCACAAGAGGCCGGTCTGA
- a CDS encoding FAD-binding oxidoreductase codes for MAAGRHVAIIGAGAVGVVSAIEALREGHRVTLIDPGEPGGEQAASYGNAGWLSSHSVIPPAEPGIWRKVPGYLMDPLGPLAIRWSYLPKALPWLVKYLLSGWTAARVETTAFALRDLLKDAPLLHRKLAEEAGVPELIERNGVMHVFPSRGNFDNDLGWRLRKKVGVEWLELSADEMRQREPDLHPRYTFGVVVEEAGRCRDPGAYVAALANHAIAIGAKHARAKATGLKLNGGRLVAVVTETGEIACDAAVVAAGARSKQLTASIGDPLPLETERGYHVMIENPEVGPRSSMMASDAKMVVNWTNKGLRAAGTVEIAGLEAAPNWKRAEILRDHLLGMFPKLPRDIPASRIKTWFGHRPSMPDGRPCIGYARASRDIVYAFGHGHVGLVGSARTGRLVAQLLSGKQPEIPLRPFAPERFL; via the coding sequence ATGGCGGCCGGCCGCCACGTCGCGATCATCGGAGCCGGCGCGGTCGGGGTCGTCAGCGCCATCGAGGCGCTGCGCGAGGGGCACCGCGTCACGCTGATCGATCCGGGCGAGCCCGGCGGCGAACAGGCCGCGAGCTATGGCAATGCCGGCTGGCTGTCGTCGCATTCGGTGATTCCGCCGGCGGAGCCTGGCATCTGGAGGAAGGTGCCGGGCTATCTGATGGACCCGCTCGGGCCGCTCGCGATCCGCTGGTCCTATTTGCCGAAGGCGCTGCCCTGGCTGGTCAAATACCTGCTCTCGGGCTGGACCGCGGCGCGGGTCGAGACGACGGCGTTCGCGCTGCGCGATCTCTTGAAGGACGCACCGCTGCTGCACCGGAAACTGGCCGAAGAGGCAGGCGTCCCCGAGCTGATCGAGCGCAACGGCGTGATGCACGTGTTCCCGTCGCGCGGCAATTTCGACAACGATCTCGGCTGGCGCCTGCGCAAGAAAGTCGGCGTCGAATGGCTTGAGCTTTCCGCCGACGAGATGCGCCAGCGCGAGCCGGATTTGCATCCGCGCTACACTTTCGGCGTGGTGGTGGAAGAGGCCGGCCGCTGCCGCGATCCCGGCGCCTATGTCGCCGCGCTCGCCAATCATGCGATCGCCATTGGCGCGAAGCACGCGCGGGCCAAGGCGACCGGCCTGAAGTTGAATGGCGGCAGGCTGGTGGCTGTCGTCACAGAGACCGGCGAGATCGCTTGCGATGCTGCCGTCGTCGCCGCCGGGGCCCGCTCGAAGCAGCTGACGGCATCGATCGGCGATCCACTGCCGCTGGAAACGGAGCGCGGCTATCATGTGATGATCGAGAATCCGGAAGTGGGTCCGCGCAGCTCGATGATGGCGTCCGACGCCAAGATGGTGGTGAACTGGACCAACAAGGGCTTGCGCGCCGCCGGAACGGTGGAGATCGCCGGCCTCGAGGCCGCGCCGAACTGGAAGCGCGCCGAGATCTTGCGCGATCATCTTCTCGGCATGTTCCCGAAACTGCCGAGGGATATACCGGCCTCGCGCATCAAGACCTGGTTCGGCCATCGCCCGAGCATGCCGGATGGGCGACCCTGCATCGGCTACGCGCGCGCCTCGCGTGATATCGTCTACGCTTTCGGTCATGGCCATGTCGGCCTGGTCGGCTCGGCCCGGACCGGCCGCCTCGTCGCGCAGCTCCTCAGCGGCAAGCAACCGGAAATTCCGCTTCGTCCCTTCGCGCCCGAACGTTTCCTCTGA